The sequence CTAATATGTTTTatactttttgttttgtttttcttagtGCAATTTGAGCCAGCCTGAATTTTTAACTTGATTTATCTGTGTAACTCGACCACCTTGAGCCTATCCAATACATTTTTCTCTAACTATAGCCTAAACTGATTTCAGCCCCAGCTTGGGAAAATATGTTTGAGTTGAGCTTGGAGTGTTCAACTCTGGTTACACATTGGGTAGGGTCAAGCTTTGGTCAAATGTGATATATTCTTGGGTTGAGTTTGGGTTGACCATCAATCCGGCTTAACCCGCCCAAGTTTCACTCCTTGTCAAAGGATGGTGTTCTAGAAATAAAATTAGGTGAGGTTTGGTTGGTTGTGTAACAGTTTGCACAGCAGGAAAGAGAggtaaacaaaaagaaaaaaaaaagaagaataagaagcAAAAGGGGAGATGGATAAATCTTAGTCTCATAGAGCCTTTTAGGAACTATCTtacctaaaaaagaaataattggtGCCTCACCATTCAAGAGTGCAAAGTCTGCCAAAAATTTGCACTTGTTGAGTTGTAAATTGTCTTTGTAATTCTTGCTTAAGTAGAAGAATGGTTACTAAAATCCTTTTGCTTGAATTGCCGAATAGAACTTCCCAAAATCTAAATAAGAATTGTCTAAAACCCATGTGAATGACTACCGACCTTCACAACAAACCCCCTTAATCTATTAAATACCAAAAATCCCGCTAAcaagagaattttgaatttcttcACATTCAGGGTGCTAGAGCCTAGTGGGTTTGACAATATTTTGCCCAAAGTACTCTATTATGTAGCGTCTATGGTAGGAATGGTGGTCATTACTGGAGCCCACTCAAGTATTGCAGATTTTTGTATAACCACCTCTTCATCAGTTGATGGTTACTGGTACTGAAGAAGATTGTTTAAGTGGAGCTCAAATAAGGACCATTGGGTTGGAAGTTTCATGTTGGCATTGCACAAGGTGAAGGATTTctgatgggggaaagccttttaaagtttattcaaggaagaaagtgaagacctaagtaaactttaagtaggaataatattaattagaattgaattgggattggtatttgttggagtctaattaggattagctagttgagttataatataattagaatttgagtcatgataggttattagagtcctagtagactttgaatttcttagaaaaGCCTAtcaataggctaatcaatgtaaatcaaaggaatgaattgatgaataatattatattttctttcattgcaaggttgcaaccctcaatggtgagactccattgattttcttctaggtgagactttTAGAAgaccttagtgagactctaaggttttctatcttttctttattgtttcttctttctctctatttcttatcttataattttctctaccatcaaatttattctttgttcctctccttacaccctaaaagtaaaaccctagcccatctacccttgagtgtaggcaaccatcctagggttgtcctacatcaatttcACCCCACAGATTTTGCACAGGACCTTGTGGAATCAGTCGATATTTTTAAGTAGAAGTTTCTAGTAATGATTCTGACTAGGAAACTGATACACAAATTGATATTGAGATTTATTTGTTACTTGCCAAAGAATCTTGTATTCTATTGGCTTGGGGTTCTGATCCCAGATCCAATTTACAAGAAAAAGCTTCCAGCTAATGATTTCAATGGAAATGTGGACTGCAATCTCAGATGAACATGATAGCTCTGGAACATTTGATTTTAGATAATTTGATGCCATTCTGTGGCCAATCTTCTTTTCCTATTAGCATATTGCTATTTGTAagcataatattttttatgacattGCTATTTGCGagcataatatttttttacatcccataaaaaaaaatagtttttgtgaCATGTCTTGCATGTTTTATGGTGTAGTGTCTCAGTTTTTTATGCATATGGGTGATCTTCAGGTTGTGAAATGTTGTTATTACAGTATTTGATTGATGCTTCAGTTGTTTATGCCTGTGGTATCGTCTGTTGGAAGAAATTTGGAGCAAAGGAGTGAGTCTGATCTTGTAGtctctaaatttttaatttggatTGTTTTAATCAAGAATCATTTTACTGCCTGAAACCGTAAAATGGTTCTGAATCTTCTGATTATAGTGAGATTAATTTTTGGGCTATGGCAAAAGTAGAAGGCCCAAACACTAAGATGCCTTGCAATTCCTTCCCAAGGATGCAAAAAATGTTGAAAGTATGCCTAGGATTTTATGTAAGGATATGGATGGACTTTATGGAGCCTTAAAACCGATGTAACTATAGAGTATATTTGTGTGGATATTAGTAGCTTATGAAACTAACCTTTGAAGGCTGGGAAAAAGGTTGTTATTCAGGTTGGGTGAAACCGTTAGCCTGGGACCTAATTGCAGAAGAGTTTGGCCAGTCTGCATTCTAAGTTCTAATCATTTTCTCCTGAACCTTAATATTAAGAGAGGTAATCATGTACACAAGATTTGGGTCAGTTTATTCTTGGTTACATGGAAAATAATATACAGGTATATGAGGTATTTTCAATTTGGAGGCCAGCAGTTACTCTTTGCAAGTTGATACAGTACTATTGAAATATTAAGCAATTTTAGTGGTTATTCTCCTTTTAATCACACGATGTTTCATCTTCTTTAGAAGGGTCTCTCTACAATGAAGCAATATTCTGAAAGAAAATTGCtggaaaatgaacaaaatttaaTCATGAAGTGTCAAGAATTGTGCCAAATAAAGTTAAGGGTAAAGTTAGGAGACCATAACCTTGTGGTCACATTTCCTGATGCCGATTATTTATGCCTAGCTAACCCTTGTAATTTTACTGCCTGAGGTCATATTAAATGGTGGAATGCCAAGTAAAAATGacaaggtataaaaaaaaattaaaaaaaaaaggagagatagAGATAGCCCTTGTAATTTTTTGTATGTTatatgagagaaagagaggccTACCTAACCTTTGtaattttttgtatattaaatgtgtgtttgtgtgtgtgagagagagaggaatagttgatttttaaaacaacatttCTTGTTGACAGTCTATGCCTAGGAGGCTAGAACAACCATTTTCTCCTCTGTTTATGTTTCATCACTATGATACTTCTGATGCAGTTAATTTCAACAAtatcttttaaaacattgtcatTCACAATGTTTCCTCAGTAAGCCTTTTGTTTgtatttcttatcaaaaaaagcCTTTTGTTTGTATTGAGATCAATTTGGAGCAAAAGTGATTTCCTAACCGTAGATTTTGCTTCAAGCAGAGGAAACATTTCTTGTTGAATGCGTAGGACAACCTTTTTCTCCTCTGTTTCATCTGTATGGTACTTCTAATGTCATTATTTCAACACCATCTACTAAAATGTTGCCATTTACAATGTTTCCTCACAaaacctttcttttttccttgagATCAAGTTGTAGAAACAGTGATTTTCTAACCTTAGATTTTGTTTCAGGCAGAGGAGAGAGCAAGGAGTAATGGCAGAGTGCTGTCAACTTCCTACTCTTTTAAGTGAGGTTTCATTCTTACTGTTGAAGCCAAATTGTTGGGGTGTGCAGAgaagttaatgaaattaaagatGATTTGAGAGCATAAGATCTTTTTTGAGGAATGCAGATGTCAGAGAAGAAGATGAGTTATGACACACATGATGTTCTTGACAAGTTGATCCATCACCTTGTGCAGTGCCCTCAAGGGCATGGATTCATTTGTTCTCTCTGCAGCAGTCTTCCACTTATGAGAACATTTGAAGCACACCATGGCATCGCAAGGACAGAGAGGATAAAACAACTTGACTTGGTTCCATCTCAGGTAGGAGAAATACTTGATGCTTTGGTTATGATGAAGAGGGGTTGGTTCCAGTGCTAGGGTTGATAGACTGCACCAGCCTAGAGTTGCTTCATTTTTTGCCAAGGAAGCAGATAATCATATTTTGGGCATTGATCAGCCCAGAAAAGAGTTGACCGTGGATGGTGCAAGGAGAGACAACTCACCGTGATTACTTTTGATGGGATGTGTGGTAATGGGCAGGACCACCCTTGTTAAGAATAACTGTGATGACCGGCAGGTCAAGAGCTCCGAGTCCCTTGCTTGGATTACTGTGTCGCATAAACCTAATGTCGTTGGACTTAAAGAGCCTTACAGAGCAAATATACAAGGATGGAAATGTGGCTGCTCATTCAGGAACATATTGCCATGGATAACGTTCAACTAAGGACTTGAAGGAAAGGAGGTATTTGTTATTCTTGATACATGGGGAATAGTTGAGTGGAACAAAGCTTATCCAGTATCATCGATGCCATGGTTCTATTTCAACAAAGCTTTCCTCACTCTACACATTTAGAATTTGCGAAGATTTTTTGGTTTAATCATTGTAAAAACAAAGAGATAACTTGCTAAGAGTGTGATAATGAGCATCTTTCCATTGTTGGTCTATCCCCCATCGATTCATCCTCCCAACTCATTAGCCTCAATCTGCCAACAACCtatcttattataaaaaaatttcacctAACTTTAGGTACCATTCGTTGCACATCTCTCTTTTCCTATTGAAAAcacttatttgattttgtttttcacattttcatagcaaaatTAAAGATGAGAAAATAGAGGTTAGGGTTCAATGTTTATGAAAAATTGGATTTGGAATGATACAAATTATGGCTCTAAGATATATAGTGGTTAGGGTTCAATGCTCATGAAAAATTGGATTTGGAATTATTCAAACTATGGCCCTAACATAAGCTTTTTCACAGGCGTTTCTCACTCCATGATAGATATGATAAAGACCACCTCCATGTTGAGGGAGCATCCACCTTGTCATACTTCAAATTTTGGGATTAGAGTTTTTTAATTGAGCCATGGATTATGTATATAAAACTTGAACATCTGCTGCCACAGCTCGTGTGTCCAATTTAACATcaatattaatatttcaaattggATTCTATAATATCCTAGTTTAATAATTTGGAACATAAATTAACAGATAGTCCAGTTGGTCAGTACAAACACTAAGAAGTATGGTCCTAGTAAGTAATATATAGTCTTGGTTTCAAATTCTACCATTAATGATACTTTGAATTTACCCGATGCTGATTATTATGGGACGGTGACAATTTATAAATGGAACCGAAGTTTGTAAAAGCAGTACTCTTTCTGATATAGATATTTTCTGGCTAGTTTAcgtttttccatttttacttCATAGAGAACCAAGAGCTTTCAGTTCAGCAAAGGccgttttttttaaaagcttttaaTAACAGCTTTAAacgtaaataaaaaaaaaacataaaatacagAGACTCATCTCTTTCATAGACGAATATGATTGTCTGAGTTGAAATCAATAATAGTAGTCAGCATCATCACCATCATTCTCAGGTAGGATATATCTTCTCTCCAGTTTCTTTCAATTGTTATAAATACATACTAGTAGCAGTCacctttgaataaaaaataattgataagaaatttgaatttggaatGAACCCTCATGTGAGGATCAAATGCCTGAGACGATTTTCTCTTTTGGTGTCAGGGGCAGGACATATGACATGGGATTTTCGTTCATGTATTTTCTCCTTGTCTGTATATTTCAATGTTTCTTCGTACCCTTGGTGGCATCTCAAGGCCAGCTTGCACCAGCTTTATTCATATTTGGTGACTCCTTCTTTGATAGTGGCAACAATAACAACCGCAAAACACTTGCGAAAGCAAATTATCCGCCTTATGGCATAGATTTCCCAAGTGGAGTCACGGGCAGATTCTCAAACGGCCTTATAATTACCGATTACTTCGGTGAGTTTGGAGACATGGGTTGGTTTAATCAGAGGGATAACCTTGCAGCTTCTGTCATGAAGAtactaattgtttttctttatattcaGCTCTCTCTCTTGGGTTGCAAATATCTCCTCCATTCTTGGAAACCGGAGAGAGTGTGATGAAAAACTTCTTAGAGGGTTTTAATTATGCATCCGCTTCAGCTGGAATCCTCCCTGAAACTGGAAGTGCTTTGGTAATACATGCATCCCCTTTTCTACAACAAATTTTCTCAGCATTTTTTTTGATTCCTAGAACATAGAATGAATCCTGAATCTAGATTTTGTAAACAATTTCCAAAGACATGTTGTTATGCAGAAATTTATAAGGGACATATATAGCTTGTAGGAATCTAGTCATATTCAACATCAATTATGAATTTCTTAAAACAGTCTGGGGAAGTCTGAATTCTCCATGTGGGGTTTGACTTAAATATCATTAAGCGCATACTAATGTGATTGGAAATTGAGCAAAGATGAGAATGAGTCAACTGAATATTCATGGTAAAATCACTTCATGATTCTGTTCAAGTAGATGGAGAAATGGATCCTTGTTCTTGACGGGTTTATCATGCAGGGAGGGAACTTATGCATGAAGAAACAGGTCAAGTTGTTCAGAAAGACAGTTCGAGATTATATACCTCTACACTTTACAAGTTCAAATGAGCTATCAAACCACTTGTCAAAGTCCATCTTTGCAATTCTTATAGGAGGCAATGACTATGCCAATAATTACCTCCAGCCTCAACAATACAACAGTAGCAGCCTGTACAACCCCAAACAATTTGGAGAGCTCCTTGTAAAGGAGCTGGGAAACCATTTGAAGGTAATTTTCCATGGCCTCAGACCTTTATGAAGATTATTCCATTCACATTTTGCataataattaacatttttttgttttgttatattgatgtttaaaaatgaatattcatACTGTTTGTCTTATGACATTGTGCTGATATCATACTTGCAGGAACTATACTATTTGGGTGCCAGGAAATTTGTAGTGTTTGAGATCGCCGCAATTGGTTGTTTTCCAGCTATACTGAACAAAGTTAAACCAAAAACTCGATGCGTGGAGGATACAAATAAGTTGGTGTCCATTTTCAACAAGAAGCTAGCAAATGAGCTTAATCTCCTAAGCACCATACTTGAAGGTTCAACATTCACAAAGGCAGAATCATATAGATTAACCTACGACATGTTGAAGCATCCTGCTCGTTATGGTGAGGGATTTGTTTCTTCTCCTTTACTACATATATTTTGATCCAAAATTGATCATTGGATTAATT is a genomic window of Vitis riparia cultivar Riparia Gloire de Montpellier isolate 1030 chromosome 1, EGFV_Vit.rip_1.0, whole genome shotgun sequence containing:
- the LOC117924032 gene encoding GDSL esterase/lipase 7-like — encoded protein: MPETIFSFGVRGRTYDMGFSFMYFLLVCIFQCFFVPLVASQGQLAPALFIFGDSFFDSGNNNNRKTLAKANYPPYGIDFPSGVTGRFSNGLIITDYFALSLGLQISPPFLETGESVMKNFLEGFNYASASAGILPETGSALGGNLCMKKQVKLFRKTVRDYIPLHFTSSNELSNHLSKSIFAILIGGNDYANNYLQPQQYNSSSLYNPKQFGELLVKELGNHLKELYYLGARKFVVFEIAAIGCFPAILNKVKPKTRCVEDTNKLVSIFNKKLANELNLLSTILEGSTFTKAESYRLTYDMLKHPARYGLNETRNPCCMVGDNGTGPCIPNKRPCQDRDSHLFWDSFHPTQAVHKAIGSQCFNATGLCTPFNILQLTQKS